A segment of the Granulicella aggregans genome:
TGAACTCCGATCTCACCACTCTGCAACGAATAGCGACCGGTCACTATTTGCCAAAACTCGGCTGACAGCTTGGGTTTATTGCGGTCGATAGCAAGATCCAACTCAATTGTCTTAGTGCGAAGAGCCCTAGACACCTCGCGAAGTTCGTTGTCCTTTTGGGTCGTGCGTCTTCTGGCCCACTTCGTCTCGGAGATGAAGATGATTGCGCCCGAGGTCGGCAAGCGAAAGAACATATCCAACGAGGAGGCCCGCCGCGTCCTCGGCTGGACGCCTCGTTCCAACGAGGAGTCTATCGTCGCCACAGCCGAAAGCCTTCAGCGTCTCGGACTGCTCAAGCCATGAAGCTCGCTCGGGATCGACCCTTTGTCGGTACTGGTCGGATCTCGATGAGTGCCTTGGCGATTGTGCACTCACCGAGATCCGCTGATATCAGATGGCCGTCATACCGCCATCGACACTCAACTCCACCCCATTCACGAAGCTCGAATCGTCTGAAGCAAGAAGCAGCGCGACCGTTGCGATCTCCCCAGTTTGCCCCATCGTTCCCCGCGGGATCAGCGACTCGAACATCTCCTTCGCCTCCTTGGTGAGAACTTCTTCCTGCATCGGTGTAGCAATCGGCCCCGGGCTCAGCACGTTCACCCGGATCTTCCTGCCCTTCAGTTCGTTGAGCCACGTGCGTGCGAAGGAACGCAAGGCTGCCTTGCTCGCCGCATACACGCCGAAACCGGGAAACCCCTTCACCGAAGCAACCGATCCGGTCATGATGATCGATCCGCCATCGTTGAACAGCGGCAACGCCTTCTGCACAGTAAACAGAGTTCCACGCGTATTCAGGTCGAAGGCCGCATCGAAGTGCTGTTCGGTAATCTCGCCCAGCGATAAGGCCTCGCCCCGGCCAGCGCTCGCGAACAAGACGTCGATCCTGCCCTTTTCTCGCTTGACCGTATCGAACAGACGGTCGAGGTCCTCGAGATTGGCCGCGTCACCGCGCACGCCGGTGACGTTCCGGCCAATCAGCTTCACGGCCTCATCGAGCTGCTCCTGCCTCCTGCCCGTGATGAAGACGTAGGCACCCTCTTCAACGAACCGCTTGGCGCTCGCCAGTGCCAGGCCGCTCGATCCTCCCGTGATGACTGCAACCTTACCTTCAAGCTTTCCCATATTGACT
Coding sequences within it:
- a CDS encoding SDR family NAD(P)-dependent oxidoreductase, translated to MGKLEGKVAVITGGSSGLALASAKRFVEEGAYVFITGRRQEQLDEAVKLIGRNVTGVRGDAANLEDLDRLFDTVKREKGRIDVLFASAGRGEALSLGEITEQHFDAAFDLNTRGTLFTVQKALPLFNDGGSIIMTGSVASVKGFPGFGVYAASKAALRSFARTWLNELKGRKIRVNVLSPGPIATPMQEEVLTKEAKEMFESLIPRGTMGQTGEIATVALLLASDDSSFVNGVELSVDGGMTAI